From the Betaproteobacteria bacterium genome, the window GGCAAGAATTACCCGGTGGAAATCATCGAGAAGGATAGCCAGTCCACGCCGAATCGCGCGGGGGAAGTGGCCTCCGATCTCATATTGAAGGACAAGGTCGATCTCATGCTGGTGTCCGCCACGCCCGAGACGGTGAATCCCGTGGGCGATCAATGCGAATTGAACGAAGTCCCTTGCATATCGACCTTGTGCCCGTGGCAGCCGTGGTTCTTCACTCGTGGCGGCGATCCGGCCAAGGGGTTCGACTGGACTTACCATTATTTCTGGGGGCTGGAAGACATCATCGCTGTGTTCACCAACATGTGGGACAGCCTGCCCACCAACAAACAAGTGGGCGCGCTGTTCCCCAACGACGGCGACGGCAACGCCTGGGGCGACCCTGAGCGCGGCTTTCCCAAACCGCTCAAGGCCAAGGGATACAGCATGACGGACCCTGGCCGCTACCAGAATCTGCAACAGGATTTCAGCGCGCAAATTTCCGCTTTCAAGAAGGGCAATTGCGAGATCGTCGCGGGTGTGGTGATTCCGCCGGATTTCAAAACCTTCTGGACCCAGGCCGCGCAACAAGGCTTCAAGCCGAAGGCCGTATCCGTGGGCAAGGCGCTGCTGGTGCCGCCCTCGGTGGAGGCCATGGGCGACATCGCCGATGGGTTGTCCACGGAAATATTCTGGAGCCCCACCTTCCCCTACAAATCTTCCCTCACCGGAATCAGCGCGAAGGATCTGGGCGCGGGTTACGAAAAGAGCACGGGCCGCCAGTGGACGCAGATGCTAGGCTTTACCCACTCGCTGTTCGAGGTCGCCGTGGATGTGCTGAAGCGCTGCAAGAATCCCGATGACAAGGCGGCCATTCGCGATGCCATCGCCTCCACCAACCTCAATACCATGGTGGGCCCGCTATCCTGGGGCAAGGGGCCGGTCAAGAACGTGGCCAAGGTGTCGCTCGTGGGCGGCCAATGGGTGAAGGGCAAGAAACATAAGTTCGATCTCGTGGTGGTCAACAACAAGACCGCGCCTCACGTTCCCGTGGGCGCGAAGATGAAGGTCATCGGAACCTAGGGACTAGGATCTAGGGGCTAGGGATTGCCGCCGCGCGAAAGCGTGGCGGTAATTTCGTTGCGCATGAACCCACTCTTACGCGTGGAAAACGCCTCGAAGAGCTACGGCGCTCTGAAGGTGATCTACCAGCTTTCCTTGGACGTGATGGCCGGGGAGACCCTGGGTATTCTGGGGCCCAATGGAGCGGGCAAGACCACCTTATTCAATTTGATCGGCGGCGACGTCAAGCCGGACAAGGGCCAGGTCTTGTTCGAGGGACGCGCAATCACCGGATTGCCGCCGCACGAACTCTGCCAGAAAGGCATTGGGCGTTCCTACCAAATCCCTCATCCCTTCATTGGCATGACCGTGTTCGAGAACCTGTTAGCGGGGGCGGCCTTCGGTGGAAAATTGCGCGAAGGCGAAGCGAGCGGCGTCTGCGTGGATGTGCTGCGCCGAACGGGGCTCGCCCAGAAGGCCAACGCGCTCGCCGGATCGCTCAGTTTGCTGGACCGCAAGCGCTTGGAACTGGCGCGCGCCTTGGCGACACAACCAAGGTTATTGCTGCTCGATGAGATCGCGGGCGGGCTCACGGAGCACGAGGCCAAGGAGTTGGTGAGCGAGATTCAACGGATCAAGGCCACGGGCATGACCATCCTCTGGATCGAGCATGTGGTGCATGCGCTTCTCGCCGTGGCGGACCGTCTATATGTCATCAACTTCGGGCAGAAAATCGCCGAGGGCGAGCCGCGCGAAGTCATGAACGATGCGGAGGTGAAGAGGGTTTATATGGGTATTGAGGTCTAAATGCTGG encodes:
- a CDS encoding ABC transporter substrate-binding protein encodes the protein MTGRRKVLKTGATAVALLSFPFINTKLASAQSGRKIKIGYVIPKTGPLAIFAETDKFVIGELSALFKAGVTIGGKNYPVEIIEKDSQSTPNRAGEVASDLILKDKVDLMLVSATPETVNPVGDQCELNEVPCISTLCPWQPWFFTRGGDPAKGFDWTYHYFWGLEDIIAVFTNMWDSLPTNKQVGALFPNDGDGNAWGDPERGFPKPLKAKGYSMTDPGRYQNLQQDFSAQISAFKKGNCEIVAGVVIPPDFKTFWTQAAQQGFKPKAVSVGKALLVPPSVEAMGDIADGLSTEIFWSPTFPYKSSLTGISAKDLGAGYEKSTGRQWTQMLGFTHSLFEVAVDVLKRCKNPDDKAAIRDAIASTNLNTMVGPLSWGKGPVKNVAKVSLVGGQWVKGKKHKFDLVVVNNKTAPHVPVGAKMKVIGT
- a CDS encoding ABC transporter ATP-binding protein — its product is MNPLLRVENASKSYGALKVIYQLSLDVMAGETLGILGPNGAGKTTLFNLIGGDVKPDKGQVLFEGRAITGLPPHELCQKGIGRSYQIPHPFIGMTVFENLLAGAAFGGKLREGEASGVCVDVLRRTGLAQKANALAGSLSLLDRKRLELARALATQPRLLLLDEIAGGLTEHEAKELVSEIQRIKATGMTILWIEHVVHALLAVADRLYVINFGQKIAEGEPREVMNDAEVKRVYMGIEV